Proteins from one Bradyrhizobium roseum genomic window:
- a CDS encoding ABC transporter substrate-binding protein encodes MISVTIGGATAAGAAEIRLAEQFSMGYLQFNVMKRDRLIEKYATQRGLKDFKVSWQRFNGPVAMNEALLSNSTDIVSGGVPGLITLWDKTQGTSFEVKGICALSSQPFLLNTANPDVKSIKDFTERDRIAVPSIKVSVQAVLLQMAAAAAYGEENYAKLDPLTVSMSPPDATIALLSGAGGVSSAFSVPPFQFQQLEQKNIRTVLSSFDVLGPHSFTVAWTSARFRKDNPELYAAFLDAVKEATTIIAADPRGTAQSWINDSNSKLPLEMVTKVVTGPGVEWTMTPAATMKFAKFMRRVGTIKREPASWKDMFFPEIGSLNGS; translated from the coding sequence GTGATATCAGTCACAATCGGCGGCGCGACGGCGGCGGGCGCCGCGGAAATCAGGTTGGCCGAACAGTTCTCGATGGGCTACCTGCAGTTCAACGTCATGAAGCGCGACCGACTGATCGAGAAATATGCCACGCAGCGCGGCCTGAAGGACTTCAAGGTTTCCTGGCAACGCTTCAACGGCCCGGTGGCGATGAACGAAGCGCTGCTGTCGAATTCAACCGACATCGTCAGCGGCGGCGTGCCCGGCCTGATCACGCTATGGGACAAGACGCAGGGAACATCCTTCGAGGTCAAGGGCATCTGCGCACTGAGCTCGCAGCCGTTCCTGCTCAACACCGCCAATCCTGATGTCAAATCGATCAAGGATTTCACCGAGCGCGACCGCATCGCGGTGCCGTCGATCAAGGTGTCGGTGCAGGCGGTGCTGCTGCAGATGGCGGCAGCGGCCGCCTATGGCGAGGAAAACTATGCCAAGCTCGACCCGCTCACGGTGTCGATGTCGCCGCCGGACGCGACGATCGCGCTTCTGAGCGGCGCGGGCGGCGTCAGTTCGGCCTTCAGCGTGCCGCCATTCCAGTTCCAGCAACTGGAGCAGAAAAACATCCGTACCGTGCTGTCGTCGTTCGACGTGCTCGGGCCGCACAGCTTTACCGTGGCTTGGACCTCGGCGCGGTTCCGCAAGGACAATCCCGAGCTTTACGCCGCATTCCTCGACGCGGTGAAGGAAGCGACGACGATCATCGCGGCCGATCCCCGCGGCACCGCGCAGAGCTGGATCAACGACAGCAATTCGAAACTGCCGCTGGAGATGGTGACCAAGGTCGTGACCGGCCCCGGCGTCGAATGGACGATGACGCCTGCCGCCACGATGAAGTTCGCCAAATTCATGCGCCGGGTCGGCACCATCAAGCGCGAGCCGGCGTCGTGGAAGGACATGTTCTTCCCGGAGATCGGCAGCTTGAACGGGAGCTAG
- a CDS encoding TetR family transcriptional regulator — MNTSATSRLPGGRNSTAEKLLVAASELMIERAAIEVSLSDIAQKSGVNAALVKYHFGNKDGLLLALLARDAATEVSQLEYLISQPISPTAKLRLHIGGIIRAYHQFPYMNRLIHYLLHESSAEAADEVSKFFVAPLLEFHRRLLAEGVKAGEFRKIDPVLFYTSLIGACDHLFFGRHAMSRATGVGPVTDEVCREYIKHMEALICGGMLNQKDQGAAATG, encoded by the coding sequence TTGAATACAAGCGCAACGAGCAGGCTTCCCGGCGGCAGGAACAGCACGGCCGAAAAGCTGCTCGTGGCGGCGAGCGAACTGATGATCGAGCGCGCCGCCATCGAGGTGTCGCTATCCGACATCGCGCAAAAGTCGGGCGTGAATGCCGCACTGGTGAAATACCACTTCGGCAACAAGGATGGTCTGCTGCTGGCGCTGCTGGCGCGCGACGCGGCGACCGAGGTGTCGCAGCTCGAATACCTCATCAGCCAGCCGATCTCGCCAACCGCGAAATTGCGCCTGCATATCGGCGGCATCATCCGCGCCTATCACCAGTTCCCCTATATGAACCGGCTGATCCATTACCTCTTGCACGAGAGCAGCGCGGAAGCCGCCGACGAGGTGTCGAAGTTCTTCGTCGCACCGCTGCTGGAATTTCATCGCCGGCTGCTGGCCGAAGGCGTCAAGGCCGGCGAGTTCCGCAAGATCGATCCGGTGCTGTTCTACACCAGCCTGATCGGCGCCTGCGACCACCTGTTCTTCGGCCGCCATGCGATGTCGCGCGCGACCGGCGTCGGTCCGGTGACCGACGAGGTCTGCCGCGAATACATCAAGCATATGGAAGCGCTGATCTGCGGCGGTATGCTCAATCAAAAAGATCAGGGGGCTGCGGCCACTGGATGA
- a CDS encoding alpha/beta hydrolase: MTDLPDIPLPSSIRSRYVDNINGLRMHVLEAGFETPGRPCVLLLHGFPELAYSWRKVMPSLAEAGYHVIAPDQRGYGRTTGWDADYDGDLAAFRLTNLVRDALGLVAAFGYRSVDAVIGHDFGSSVAAWCALIRPDVFRSVAMMSAPFGGPPPLPFNTVNGSASPTAEDPIHRDLAALPRPRKHYQWYYSTREANADMHRAPQGVHDFLRAYYHHKSADWKDNRPYPLTSWSAGDIAKLPTYYVMDLAKDMAATVAEEMPSAAEIAANKWLPDSELAFYAAEYQRNGFQGGLQWYRCGTSGAFLPELQTWSGRTIDIPSAFISGKQDWGTYQRPGVYEAMQSRACTNMIGCHLVDGAGHWVQQEQPTEVSRLLVQFLQDAKAKA; encoded by the coding sequence ATGACAGATCTCCCCGACATCCCGCTCCCCTCCTCGATCCGTTCCCGATATGTCGACAACATCAACGGCCTCCGCATGCACGTGCTGGAAGCCGGCTTCGAAACACCCGGCCGGCCCTGCGTGCTGCTGCTGCACGGTTTTCCAGAACTCGCTTATTCCTGGCGCAAGGTGATGCCCTCTCTCGCGGAAGCCGGCTATCACGTGATCGCGCCGGACCAGCGTGGCTATGGCCGCACCACCGGTTGGGACGCGGACTACGACGGCGATCTCGCCGCGTTCCGGCTAACCAATCTGGTGCGCGATGCGCTCGGGCTGGTGGCGGCATTCGGCTATCGGAGCGTTGATGCCGTTATCGGACACGACTTTGGCAGTTCGGTCGCGGCCTGGTGCGCGCTGATCCGGCCCGACGTGTTTCGATCGGTCGCCATGATGAGCGCGCCATTCGGCGGGCCGCCGCCCCTGCCGTTCAACACCGTAAACGGTTCGGCTAGCCCCACGGCGGAGGATCCCATCCATCGCGACCTCGCGGCGCTGCCGCGCCCGCGAAAACATTACCAGTGGTATTACTCGACGCGCGAGGCCAACGCCGACATGCACCGCGCGCCGCAGGGCGTGCACGATTTCCTGCGCGCCTACTACCATCACAAGAGTGCAGATTGGAAAGACAACCGGCCGTATCCGCTGACGTCATGGAGTGCGGGCGACATCGCAAAACTGCCGACCTATTATGTGATGGACCTTGCGAAGGATATGGCCGCGACAGTCGCGGAGGAAATGCCGTCAGCCGCCGAAATCGCCGCCAATAAATGGCTGCCGGATAGTGAGCTTGCCTTCTACGCCGCCGAGTATCAACGCAACGGCTTCCAGGGCGGCCTGCAATGGTACCGCTGCGGCACCTCTGGCGCGTTCCTGCCGGAATTGCAGACCTGGTCGGGCCGCACCATCGACATTCCCTCCGCCTTCATTTCGGGCAAGCAGGACTGGGGCACCTATCAGCGCCCCGGCGTCTATGAGGCGATGCAGTCCAGGGCCTGCACCAACATGATCGGCTGTCACCTCGTCGATGGCGCCGGTCACTGGGTGCAGCAGGAACAACCGACAGAGGTCAGCCGGCTTCTGGTGCAATTCCTGCAAGACGCCAAGGCAAAGGCTTGA
- the mbfA gene encoding iron exporter MbfA, with product MKNFADLTEREVLAVAISSEEEDSRIYMTFAEDLSARYPDTAKVFEEMAEEERGHRHRLLELYETRFGPHLPPIRREDVKGFLKRRPIWLTKNLPLDTIRKEVETMELEAERFYAKASEQAEDVSVRRLLGDLAEEEKGHERLAVKLTGEILSPDVRAEEDKTRRRMFVLQYVQPGLAGLMDGSVSTLAPLFAAAFATHQNWQTFLVGLAASIGAGISMGFAEALSDDGSLTGRGSPWLRGAASGIMTALGGLGHTLPYLVPDSWANAFWIATAIAGIVVFFELWAIAYIRARYMDTPFLQAAFQIVLGGGIVLAVGILIGGA from the coding sequence ATGAAGAATTTTGCCGACCTGACCGAGCGCGAAGTGCTGGCTGTTGCGATATCCTCTGAAGAAGAGGACAGCCGCATCTACATGACCTTCGCGGAAGACCTCAGCGCGCGTTATCCCGATACGGCAAAAGTGTTCGAGGAGATGGCCGAGGAGGAACGCGGCCACCGTCACCGGCTGCTCGAACTCTATGAAACCCGCTTCGGCCCGCATCTGCCGCCGATCCGCCGCGAGGATGTCAAAGGCTTTCTTAAACGGCGCCCGATCTGGCTGACCAAGAACCTGCCGCTCGACACGATCCGCAAAGAGGTCGAGACGATGGAGCTCGAGGCCGAGCGCTTCTACGCCAAAGCCAGCGAACAGGCCGAAGATGTCAGCGTGCGGCGCCTGCTCGGCGACCTCGCCGAGGAAGAGAAAGGCCACGAGCGGTTGGCGGTGAAGCTGACCGGCGAGATCCTCAGCCCCGACGTGCGCGCGGAAGAGGACAAGACCCGCCGGCGCATGTTCGTGCTGCAATATGTGCAGCCGGGGCTGGCCGGACTGATGGACGGATCGGTCTCGACGCTGGCGCCGCTATTCGCAGCTGCGTTCGCCACGCATCAGAACTGGCAGACGTTCCTGGTCGGGCTGGCGGCCTCGATCGGCGCCGGCATCAGCATGGGCTTTGCCGAAGCGCTGTCCGACGACGGCTCGCTCACCGGACGCGGCTCGCCGTGGCTGCGCGGCGCCGCCAGCGGTATCATGACCGCGCTCGGCGGTCTCGGCCACACGCTGCCCTATCTGGTACCGGATTCCTGGGCGAACGCGTTCTGGATCGCGACAGCCATCGCGGGCATCGTCGTGTTCTTCGAACTCTGGGCGATCGCCTATATCCGCGCGCGATACATGGACACGCCGTTCCTGCAGGCGGCATTCCAGATCGTGCTTGGCGGCGGCATCGTGCTCGCGGTCGGAATATTGATCGGGGGAGCGTAG
- a CDS encoding enoyl-CoA hydratase/isomerase family protein, translating into MSQPLLIEHHDGVDRVTLNRPDSLNALDPSLIDALNTYFEGLQRNRSTRVVVLKGAGASFCAGLDLKHAMKRRAGQQEPPGVTESLDSQRRIADIVMLMRRCPQPIIALVQGAAAGGGFALALAADIRIATKSARMNCAFIKLGLGGCDIGTSYFLPRLVGVSVASELILTGRFIGAERALAVGLVSEVVEEGGLDTAVEPYVDAMMTASPVGLRLSKECLNMSVDTGSIEAVIAMEDRNQVLCSRSEEFNEGIRAFLEKRKPVYIKR; encoded by the coding sequence ATGTCTCAACCGCTGCTGATCGAACACCATGACGGCGTCGACCGGGTGACGCTCAATCGCCCGGACAGCCTTAACGCGCTCGATCCCTCGCTGATCGACGCGCTCAACACCTACTTTGAAGGCCTGCAGCGCAACCGCTCCACGCGCGTCGTGGTGCTGAAGGGCGCCGGCGCCTCGTTCTGCGCCGGCCTCGACCTCAAGCATGCGATGAAGCGCCGCGCCGGGCAGCAGGAGCCGCCAGGGGTAACGGAGTCCTTGGACTCGCAGCGCCGTATTGCCGACATCGTGATGCTGATGCGGCGCTGCCCGCAGCCGATCATCGCGCTGGTTCAGGGCGCTGCCGCCGGCGGCGGTTTTGCGCTGGCGCTGGCCGCCGATATCCGGATCGCCACGAAATCGGCGCGGATGAACTGCGCCTTCATCAAGCTCGGCCTTGGCGGTTGCGATATCGGCACCTCCTATTTCCTGCCGCGCCTTGTTGGCGTGTCGGTCGCCTCCGAACTGATCCTCACCGGCCGCTTCATCGGCGCGGAACGTGCACTGGCGGTCGGCCTGGTTTCCGAGGTCGTCGAGGAAGGCGGGCTGGATACGGCCGTCGAGCCCTATGTCGATGCGATGATGACGGCCTCGCCGGTGGGTTTAAGGCTGTCCAAGGAGTGCCTCAACATGAGCGTCGATACCGGTTCGATCGAGGCCGTGATCGCGATGGAAGACCGCAATCAGGTGTTGTGCAGCCGCTCGGAAGAATTCAACGAAGGCATCAGGGCCTTTCTCGAAAAGCGAAAGCCTGTCTATATCAAGCGATGA
- a CDS encoding acetyl-CoA C-acetyltransferase: MAEAYIVAAARTAGGRKGGRLAGWHPADLAASVLDSLVDRTKVDPAQIEDVIMGCVMQAGEQSNNIARNAVMASKLPESVPATSVDRQCGSSQQALHFAAQAVMSGAMDVVIAAGVESMTRVPMGLASSLPAKNGFGHYKSPGIEKKYPNIMFSQFTGAEMMAEKYGLSKDQLDEYSYNSHQRAIAATQAGKFKDEIVSLQITRADNSTDTHHIDEGIRFDASLDGIKGVKLIAENGKHTAASASQICDGASGVLVVNEKGLKSLGVKPLARIHHMTMMGGDPVIMLDAPLHATKRALDKAGMKIDDIDLFEVNEAFAAVPVAWLKTTGADPARLNINGGAIALGHPLGGSGTKLMTTLINALKQNNKRYGLQTMCEGGGMANVTIVERL; the protein is encoded by the coding sequence ATGGCCGAGGCCTATATCGTCGCCGCTGCACGCACCGCAGGCGGCCGCAAGGGGGGACGTCTGGCAGGCTGGCATCCGGCCGACCTCGCCGCTTCCGTGCTGGACTCGTTGGTCGACCGCACCAAGGTCGATCCCGCGCAGATCGAGGACGTCATCATGGGCTGCGTGATGCAGGCCGGCGAGCAATCCAACAACATCGCCCGCAACGCTGTCATGGCCTCCAAGCTGCCCGAGAGCGTTCCCGCGACCTCGGTCGACCGGCAGTGCGGCTCGTCGCAGCAGGCGCTGCATTTCGCGGCGCAGGCGGTGATGTCGGGCGCGATGGACGTCGTGATCGCCGCCGGCGTCGAATCCATGACGCGGGTGCCGATGGGCCTCGCCTCGTCGCTTCCGGCCAAGAACGGCTTTGGCCACTACAAGAGCCCGGGCATCGAGAAGAAATATCCGAACATCATGTTCAGCCAGTTCACCGGCGCGGAAATGATGGCGGAAAAGTATGGCCTCTCGAAGGACCAGCTCGACGAATACTCCTACAACAGCCACCAGCGCGCGATTGCCGCCACCCAGGCCGGCAAGTTCAAGGACGAGATCGTTTCGCTGCAGATCACCCGCGCCGACAACTCGACCGACACCCACCATATCGACGAGGGCATCCGCTTCGACGCCAGCCTCGACGGCATCAAGGGCGTCAAGCTGATCGCCGAGAACGGCAAGCATACGGCGGCTAGCGCCAGTCAGATCTGCGATGGCGCCTCCGGCGTCCTGGTCGTCAATGAAAAGGGCCTGAAGTCGCTCGGCGTCAAGCCGCTGGCGCGGATCCATCACATGACCATGATGGGCGGCGACCCCGTGATCATGCTGGATGCCCCGCTGCACGCCACCAAGCGGGCGCTGGATAAGGCCGGCATGAAGATCGACGATATCGATCTGTTCGAGGTCAACGAAGCCTTCGCGGCAGTACCCGTGGCATGGCTGAAGACCACCGGCGCCGATCCGGCACGCCTCAACATCAACGGCGGCGCGATCGCGCTCGGCCATCCGCTCGGCGGCTCCGGCACCAAGCTGATGACGACGCTGATCAATGCGCTCAAGCAGAACAACAAGCGTTACGGCTTGCAGACCATGTGCGAAGGCGGCGGCATGGCCAACGTAACCATCGTAGAACGTCTCTAA
- a CDS encoding acyl-CoA synthetase, whose translation MTHPSIHARTYPNKIAYQMAGTGKAITYRELDELSNQGAQLFRSLGLKAGDHIALLMENRLAFMEICWAAQRAGLYYTAISRYLTQDEIAYIVKDCGAKVFITTPKCAEQVRSLVGQIGGPLLYMMDEPEPGFRSFDKEAAEQPAMPIPDEVAGYDMLYSSGTTGRPKGIKKDFEGKPIDEPNAFLKILCADMCGMSSDSIYLSPAPLYHAAPLRFNMIATVLGGTSVIMEHFDAEEFLKLVEKYNITQSQLVPTMFVRMLKLPDEVRQRYDVSTLKGAIHAAAPCPVDVKAKMIEWWGPILIEYYAGSEGNGVTVSTSQQWLTHRGTVGRAVVGKVKILDENDEERPTGEIGTVYFADAPVFTYHNDPEKTKKAYNEKGWSTLGDVGYLDAEGFLYLTDRKSYMIISGGVNIYPQETEDVLISHPAVSDVAVFGVPNEEMGEEVKAVVQPHDMSKAGKALEAELILFCRKHLSPIKCPKSIDFEAELPRTPTGKLVKRHLRDKYWPKPAVKA comes from the coding sequence ATGACCCACCCGTCCATCCACGCCCGCACCTACCCGAACAAGATCGCCTACCAGATGGCCGGTACCGGCAAGGCGATCACCTATCGCGAACTGGACGAGCTTTCGAACCAGGGCGCGCAGCTGTTCCGTTCGCTCGGCCTGAAGGCCGGCGACCACATCGCGCTCTTAATGGAAAACCGCCTCGCCTTCATGGAAATCTGCTGGGCGGCGCAACGCGCGGGCCTCTATTACACCGCGATCAGCCGCTATCTGACTCAGGACGAAATCGCCTACATCGTGAAAGACTGCGGCGCAAAGGTTTTCATCACCACGCCGAAATGCGCCGAGCAGGTCCGCAGCCTGGTCGGCCAGATCGGCGGGCCGCTGCTCTACATGATGGACGAGCCCGAGCCGGGCTTCCGTTCGTTCGACAAGGAAGCGGCCGAGCAGCCGGCCATGCCGATACCCGATGAAGTGGCGGGCTACGACATGCTGTATTCGTCCGGCACCACCGGGCGACCCAAGGGCATCAAGAAGGATTTCGAGGGCAAACCGATCGACGAGCCGAATGCGTTTCTCAAGATCCTGTGCGCCGACATGTGCGGCATGTCGTCCGACAGCATCTATCTGTCGCCGGCGCCGCTCTATCACGCGGCACCCTTGCGCTTCAACATGATTGCGACCGTGCTCGGTGGCACCTCCGTCATCATGGAGCATTTCGATGCCGAGGAATTTTTGAAGCTGGTCGAAAAATACAACATTACGCAGTCGCAGCTGGTGCCGACCATGTTCGTGCGCATGCTGAAACTGCCGGACGAGGTGCGGCAGCGCTATGACGTCTCGACGCTGAAGGGCGCCATCCATGCCGCAGCGCCCTGCCCGGTCGACGTCAAGGCCAAGATGATCGAATGGTGGGGACCGATCCTGATCGAGTATTACGCCGGCTCCGAGGGCAACGGCGTCACGGTGTCGACCTCGCAGCAATGGCTGACCCATCGCGGCACCGTCGGCCGCGCCGTGGTCGGCAAGGTGAAGATTCTGGACGAGAACGACGAGGAGCGGCCGACAGGCGAGATCGGCACGGTCTACTTCGCCGACGCGCCGGTTTTCACCTATCACAACGATCCCGAGAAGACGAAGAAGGCCTACAACGAAAAGGGCTGGTCGACGCTCGGCGACGTCGGCTATCTCGACGCCGAAGGCTTCCTCTATCTCACCGACCGCAAGAGCTACATGATCATCTCGGGCGGGGTGAATATCTACCCGCAGGAGACCGAGGACGTGCTGATCAGCCATCCCGCCGTCTCCGACGTCGCGGTGTTCGGCGTGCCGAACGAGGAAATGGGCGAAGAGGTCAAGGCCGTGGTGCAGCCGCACGACATGTCGAAGGCCGGCAAGGCGCTCGAGGCCGAATTGATCCTGTTCTGTAGAAAGCATCTATCGCCGATCAAATGCCCGAAGAGCATCGACTTCGAAGCCGAACTGCCGCGCACGCCGACCGGCAAGCTGGTGAAGCGGCATTTGCGCGACAAATATTGGCCGAAGCCGGCGGTGAAGGCGTAG
- a CDS encoding AMP-binding protein, with protein sequence MSGSAAAVLTKPAFRKIEWLARDIAVERRPDGIIILKSRIPLQPYEKHIPASLAKWAKEAPERIWLAQRGGADRQWRKVSYGEAKRTVDGLTQGLLNLGVADGRPVTILSGNSIEHALMTQAAMQARLPAAPVSPAYSLMSQDHLKLKYLFNLVKPAVVMVQDGPTFEKALKALDLTGVTVVHVLRPCDGIKSVSFADLAATPVTNAVEESIAKIAPETVGKLLFTSGSTGMPKAVINTQEMMCANAAMMMQVRPRDPNGPIATMLDWMPWNHTMGGNAAFHPILVDGGTLYIDDGRPMPGQIEETLRNLREISPTYYANVPAGYAALAAAMEKDDALCRSFFKNLSIMAYGGARLPDDLYDRMQALAVKTTGERIVFYTGWGSTETAPTSTGTYWDTERVGLIGLPFPGVELKLVPCGSKYELRLRGINVTPGYFGQPDLTRKMFDEEGFYCIGDAGIFVDEADPLQGIIFAGRVVEDFKLTTGTFVHVGSLRTDAIAAATPVVHDALVAGQDREFIGLLAWPNLHACRQVVGNPDATFEDVVRHPDVIACLKRGLEAHNASATGSSMRIARAMLMAEPPSIDGNELTDKGYINQRAGLERRKGLVEKLYADKPGQDVIVLK encoded by the coding sequence ATGAGTGGGAGTGCAGCCGCCGTGCTGACAAAACCGGCCTTTCGCAAGATCGAATGGCTGGCGCGTGACATCGCGGTCGAGCGTCGTCCGGATGGCATTATCATTCTGAAGTCGCGCATTCCGCTGCAGCCTTACGAGAAGCATATTCCGGCGTCGCTCGCAAAATGGGCGAAGGAGGCGCCCGAACGGATCTGGCTGGCGCAGCGCGGCGGCGCGGACCGGCAATGGCGGAAGGTCTCCTACGGCGAAGCCAAGCGCACCGTGGATGGGCTGACGCAGGGCCTGCTCAATCTTGGCGTAGCCGACGGACGTCCCGTCACGATCCTTTCCGGTAACTCGATCGAGCATGCGTTGATGACGCAGGCGGCGATGCAGGCCCGCCTTCCGGCAGCACCCGTGTCGCCAGCCTATTCGCTGATGAGCCAGGATCATCTCAAGCTCAAATATCTGTTCAACCTGGTGAAGCCCGCGGTGGTGATGGTGCAGGACGGGCCGACCTTCGAGAAGGCCTTGAAAGCCCTCGATCTCACCGGCGTCACCGTCGTGCACGTGCTGCGGCCCTGCGACGGCATCAAGAGCGTGTCGTTTGCCGACCTTGCCGCCACGCCGGTGACGAACGCCGTCGAGGAATCGATTGCGAAGATCGCGCCCGAGACCGTCGGCAAGCTGCTGTTCACCTCGGGTTCGACCGGGATGCCGAAGGCCGTCATCAATACGCAGGAGATGATGTGCGCCAATGCGGCGATGATGATGCAGGTGCGCCCACGCGATCCCAACGGCCCGATTGCGACCATGCTCGACTGGATGCCGTGGAATCACACCATGGGCGGCAACGCCGCGTTCCATCCGATCCTGGTCGATGGCGGCACGCTCTATATCGACGATGGGCGGCCAATGCCGGGCCAGATCGAGGAGACGCTGCGGAACCTGCGCGAGATTTCGCCGACCTATTACGCCAACGTGCCCGCCGGTTACGCGGCGCTGGCGGCGGCGATGGAGAAAGACGACGCGCTGTGCCGCAGCTTCTTCAAGAATCTCTCCATCATGGCCTATGGCGGCGCGCGGCTGCCGGATGACCTCTATGACCGCATGCAGGCGTTGGCGGTGAAGACCACCGGCGAGCGTATCGTGTTCTACACCGGCTGGGGGTCGACCGAGACCGCGCCGACCTCGACCGGCACCTATTGGGACACCGAGCGCGTCGGCCTGATCGGCCTGCCGTTCCCCGGCGTCGAACTGAAGCTGGTGCCGTGCGGCTCGAAATACGAGCTGCGCCTGCGCGGCATCAACGTCACGCCCGGCTATTTCGGTCAGCCTGATCTGACAAGGAAGATGTTCGACGAGGAAGGCTTTTATTGCATCGGCGACGCCGGCATATTCGTCGATGAAGCGGATCCGCTGCAGGGCATCATCTTCGCCGGCCGTGTGGTCGAGGATTTCAAGCTGACGACCGGGACCTTCGTCCATGTCGGCTCGCTCCGCACGGACGCCATTGCCGCCGCCACGCCCGTGGTGCACGACGCGCTGGTGGCCGGCCAGGACCGCGAATTCATCGGGCTGCTCGCGTGGCCCAATCTGCACGCCTGTCGGCAGGTGGTCGGCAATCCCGACGCGACGTTCGAAGATGTCGTCAGGCATCCCGACGTGATCGCCTGCCTGAAGCGCGGGTTGGAAGCGCATAATGCCTCTGCCACCGGCAGCAGCATGCGGATCGCGCGGGCCATGCTGATGGCCGAGCCGCCCTCGATCGACGGCAACGAACTCACCGACAAGGGCTACATCAACCAGCGCGCAGGCCTTGAGCGCCGTAAGGGGCTGGTCGA
- a CDS encoding SDR family NAD(P)-dependent oxidoreductase, which translates to MQLQDVAVLITGGGSGLGAATARAMAAKGAKIGVIDQNKENAEKVAAEVKGIALHADVTDEEAIKAAIAKAEAAHGIARVLMNCAGIGGSQRTVGKDGVYPLAKFVRIINVNLIGSFNVLRLFAERLATAPPIGEERGVAINTASVAAYEGQIGQIAYSASKGGIVGMTLPAARDLASLKIRVNTIAPGLFLTPLLMGLNEEARKSLGAQVPHPARLGDASEYGNLAVHIVENPMLNGETIRLDGAIRMAPR; encoded by the coding sequence ATGCAGTTGCAAGACGTAGCCGTTCTCATCACCGGCGGTGGTTCCGGCCTCGGCGCCGCCACCGCCCGCGCCATGGCCGCCAAGGGTGCGAAAATCGGCGTCATCGACCAGAACAAGGAAAACGCCGAAAAAGTCGCTGCCGAAGTGAAGGGCATTGCCCTGCACGCCGACGTCACCGACGAAGAGGCGATCAAGGCGGCGATTGCGAAAGCAGAAGCCGCGCACGGCATCGCGCGCGTGCTGATGAACTGCGCCGGCATCGGCGGTTCGCAGCGCACCGTCGGCAAGGACGGCGTCTATCCGCTGGCAAAATTCGTCCGCATCATCAACGTCAACCTGATCGGCAGCTTCAACGTGCTGCGGCTGTTCGCCGAGCGCCTTGCCACCGCGCCGCCGATCGGCGAAGAGCGCGGCGTTGCCATCAACACCGCGTCGGTTGCGGCCTATGAAGGCCAGATCGGCCAGATCGCCTACTCGGCGTCGAAGGGCGGGATCGTCGGCATGACACTGCCGGCCGCGCGCGACCTCGCTAGCCTCAAGATCCGCGTCAACACCATCGCGCCCGGCCTGTTCCTGACACCGCTGCTGATGGGCCTGAACGAAGAGGCCCGCAAGAGCCTCGGCGCGCAGGTCCCGCACCCGGCGCGCCTCGGCGATGCCTCGGAGTATGGCAATCTCGCGGTTCACATCGTCGAGAACCCGATGTTGAACGGCGAGACCATCCGCCTCGACGGCGCCATTCGCATGGCCCCGCGGTAA